AGTTGAATCCACATCACTTAGTGCCAGCTTTAATCGATGAAGATGAGCAAGGGGAATTTACACTTACTCAGTCAATGGCCATTGTAGAGTACCTTGAAGAGCAATATCCTCAGCACCCGATATTACCAACAAACCTGAAAGAACGCGCTATAGTCCGCGCAATGTCGCAGTCTATTGCTTGTGAAATTCATCCGTTAGATAACCTGCGTGTATTGCAGTTTTTAGTCAAAGAAATGGGCGTGGATGAAGAAGCCAAAATGAAGTGGTATCACCATTGGATCCATCTTGGTTTTAAAGCGCTTGAAGTTCAATTAGCTGACACCGCCGGACAATTTTGTTTCGGTGATTCGCCGACAATGGCAGATATCTGTCTGATCCCTCAGGTTTATAATGCATACCGATTTAATGTCGATATGACACATTATCCAAACATCGTCAGGATTTGGCTGCAGTGTAATCAATTGCCTGCATTTGCCAATGCCGCACCTGAAGCACAAGATGATGCTAGTTAGGACTTTATTTCGAGATAATAATTCGTAAAGTTTACATGTTATTGAGTGAAGCCCGAAAAAGATT
This window of the Shewanella goraebulensis genome carries:
- the maiA gene encoding maleylacetoacetate isomerase gives rise to the protein MKLYGYWRSSAAYRVRIALNLKQLNAEQVSIHLVKNGGEQHSEMFSQLNPHHLVPALIDEDEQGEFTLTQSMAIVEYLEEQYPQHPILPTNLKERAIVRAMSQSIACEIHPLDNLRVLQFLVKEMGVDEEAKMKWYHHWIHLGFKALEVQLADTAGQFCFGDSPTMADICLIPQVYNAYRFNVDMTHYPNIVRIWLQCNQLPAFANAAPEAQDDAS